The proteins below come from a single Panicum hallii strain FIL2 chromosome 7, PHallii_v3.1, whole genome shotgun sequence genomic window:
- the LOC112901363 gene encoding uncharacterized protein LOC112901363 produces the protein MAALSSSAPSITLAFHAFVSPRHGGNKPAIATTSATQRRRGRTGLTMNSSGMNNAGIPPIKGSATRISAADPGSPGPAPSGGNIPIPGIPPWTQWLVGAIVFAVPLYRQFRTMEDEIEKTAEVAIEVIDKVAEETEKIADEAAVAFPGNETLRKAAAKIKAVADEIEEDADKAEALIEKVDEIKAEMDSIVDSIIDKGAKK, from the exons ATGGCAGCGCTCAGTTCTTCTGCTCCTTCTATAACTTTGGCATTTCATGCCTTCGTTTCTCCCCGCCACGGCGGCAACAAACCGGCGATCGCCACCACATCGGCTACTCAACGACGGCGAGGTCGTACCGGCTTAACGATGAACTCTTCAGGCATGAACAACGCCGGCATCCCACCGATCAAAGGATCAGCTACACG AATTTCTGCGGCTGATCCTGGTAGTCCCGGCCCAGCTCCGTCAGGAGGAAACATCCCGATCCCCGGCATTCCTCCATG GACCCAGTGGTTGGTTGGTGCTATCGTGTTCGCGGTGCCCCTTTACAGACAGTTCAGGACAATGGAAG ATGAGATAGAGAAGACGGCGGAGGTGGCGATCGAGGTGATCGACAAGGTGGCAGAGGAGACGGAGAAGATCGCCGACGAGGCTGCCGTCGCGTTCCCCGGCAATGAAACGCTCAGAAAGGCAGCAGCGAAGATTAAGGCGGTCGCGGATGAGATCGAGGAAGATGCCGACAAAGCCGAGGCCCTGATCGAGAAG GTTGATGAgataaaggcagagatggatTCCATAGTTGATTCTATAATCGACAAGGGCGCCAAGAAGTAA